The window AGGCTGCAGCCCCTACCTTTGCACACCCGGAATTCGCTACAGTTGGCGGTTTTCATAGGCAGGAAATATGGAAGCAAAGACCTTTTATACTACAATAGAAAAGATGGGCACAGCCGAGTTCCGTGACAGGGGCTCCAAATTCCTTGGCTTTGCGTTTCCTATCCATTCAGTTGAATCATTCAAGGAGCGGCTTAATGAAATCAAGAAGGAGCATCCCAAGGCCAACCATCACTGCTTTGCCTATCGGCTTGGACTGGATGGAAATAACTTCCGCGTCAATGACGATGGGGAGCCTTCAGGTTCAGCCGGAAAGCCTATCCTGGGCCAGATCGACAGTAAGGAACTCACGAACGTCGGGGTAGTGGTGGTCAGGTACTTTGGCGGAACCCTGCTAGGAGTCCCGGGATTAATCAATGCTTATAAGACCACGGCTGTATTGGCCCTGCAAACCGTTCCCTTTGTTCAGAAGCCCATTGAAGTCATCTATCGCGTTCAGTTCGATTATACCAGCATGAACGAAGTGATGATGATCATTAAGCAATTCAACTGCTCCATCATTCAACAGGACATCCAACTGTTTTGCCTGTTTACCATCGGTGTCCCGGTCAACCGGCTCGAAGAGGTACTCTACAAATTAAAGGAGTTGCATACCGTAGAAACAGTAAGGGCCTGAGGTTTTATTTTTTATTAATCAATTGATTATCAGTTTTCTAAATTTTTCCCTTCTGCTTTTTTTGTTAAAATATTCTTAATGAGCCAAAAATGACCCAACGGTTTTTTCCTGTCC is drawn from Flavihumibacter rivuli and contains these coding sequences:
- a CDS encoding IMPACT family protein, with product MEAKTFYTTIEKMGTAEFRDRGSKFLGFAFPIHSVESFKERLNEIKKEHPKANHHCFAYRLGLDGNNFRVNDDGEPSGSAGKPILGQIDSKELTNVGVVVVRYFGGTLLGVPGLINAYKTTAVLALQTVPFVQKPIEVIYRVQFDYTSMNEVMMIIKQFNCSIIQQDIQLFCLFTIGVPVNRLEEVLYKLKELHTVETVRA